A stretch of the Panicum virgatum strain AP13 chromosome 9N, P.virgatum_v5, whole genome shotgun sequence genome encodes the following:
- the LOC120692706 gene encoding wiskott-Aldrich syndrome protein homolog 1-like gives MRCASASPSGLCYLYAHSHDPPSPPSRPGRHTHRQPPTGRLPMSPTSPRQPGGARHAAAFKVHRDSHSIHKATSPPSSSSTNSSVSSSAAITSTSHRPPPAPAPRQRQRQQPVIIYTQSPKVIRTNPRDFMSIVQKLTGLDSPGPARGGAPPAARANAGPVAAAAAQDESSSSSSESCANAHAAGPPPPYADSQLMPPPAPPLDAHFMAPDIPLFAPDASDLHQLYAPRGLYGQFPPVDATALRPVMAASVNSAAGNGGAVFAPSMVEAMRTFPDYN, from the coding sequence ATGCGCTGCGCCTCCGCGTCCCCATCCGGGCTCTGCTATTTATACGCGCACTCCCACGATCCCCCCTCTCCCCCGTCCAGGCCCGGCAGGCACACCCATCGCCAGCCACCCACTGGCCGACTGCCCATGAGCCCCACATCGCCGCGGCAGCCCGGCGGGGcgcggcacgccgccgccttcaAGGTCCACAGAGACTCCCACAGCATACACAAGgccacctcgccgccctcctcgtcctccaccaACTCCTCCGTGTCGTCGTCCGCCGCCatcaccagcaccagccaccggccgcccccggcgccagcgccgaggcagaggcagcggcagcagccggtGATCATCTACACGCAGTCGcccaaggtcatccgcaccaacCCGCGCGACTTCATGTCCATCGTGCAGAAGCTCACCGGCCTCGACAGCCCCGGtcccgcccgcggcggcgcgcccccggcggcgcgcgccaaCGCGGgcccggtcgccgccgctgccgcgcaggacgagtcctcctcctcctcgtccgagAGCTGCGCCAACGCCCACgccgcggggccgccgccgccctacgcGGACTCGCAGCTGATGccaccgccggccccgccgctggACGCGCACTTCATGGCGCCCGACATCCCGCTGTTCGCGCCCGACGCGTCAGACCTGCACCAGCTCTACGCGCCGAGGGGGCTCTACGGCCAGTTCCCGCCGGTCGACGCCACGGCGCTCCGCCCGGTGATGGCGGCGAGCGTGAACAGCGCCGCCGGCAACGGTGGGGCCGTGTTCGCCCCGTCCATGGTGGAGGCGATGCGGACATTTCCGGACTATAATTAG